In Leptolyngbya iicbica LK, the genomic stretch AGTCCAATTAATTGGTATTCCTAACTAAAGGAGTTGTCGCCATGAAATTATTTGTCGGTTTGCTGAGTGCGGGATTGGTGTTGGCGGGTGGTTTGAGCTTTGCCAGTCCGTCGTATGGTCAGGCGGTGGTCGCGACGCCGCGATCGCCAGCGCTCGACATTCAGTCGACTCAGATTCAATATCTGGAAGAGTTGGATTTGTTGGTTTTTGAACAGCAGTTGGCAGGGGTTGTAGGGGCGACTTTGCCACAGTCCGCTGGTCAGCTAGATGGGGCTCCGGTATTGGGGTATGTCTTTCCCACCACGCTGAGTCCGGCAGCGGTCGGGTTTGGGGGCGTGGATGGCATTTTGGCGTTGGCGGTTACTTCCCATCCCGATTTTGATGACACCCCGCTGTGGGACGAGGACAATGATGCCGACTACGCGAATGATGGCGTGATTTGGCATACCCATTGGGTGGTGCTGACGGGGGACAATCGCGTACCGGGGGGTCTCTCGGTAGCCGAATTTGCGGCGGATGATGCCTCGGTTGTGATGCCGCCCACCAATCCCGGCATGACGATTTATCTTGATTCTCCAGGTTTTTCGGTGGTGACTGACCAAGAGACTCTGCGGGTATTGGTGCCGGCCCAACGGGTTGACCACAACACCGACTTCAACTTTGATGCGGTCACTGCCTACATGCAGGTAAACACCAGCGACGCCAGTCGTCCCACCCTGGGCGTGTATGAGGTGTACAGCGTGGGGTCAGGCGATCTGAGTTTGCCCTATGGGGTCCGGCACGATGCGGACTGACTTCTCGGCGCATCGAGGTTCATGACTAGCTGAGGTGTTCCCAACTCGATACCGTCCGGTAGGCATTGAGTTCGGGATACCTCGGTGAATGTCGAGACGGTTTTTAGTCATCGACCACTGCTCACATAGGAGGGCTGTAATGGTCATTTTTCAGATGAAGATCTCTGAAGTTTTGCAGGGTGAGTTTGCTCTGCGACCGTTAAATTTGCTGCTGGTGTTTCAGGTGAATTGTCCGGGTTGTTTCATGTATGCGTTGCCGTTGGCGGCTCGGTTACACGACCAGTATGGCGATCGCGTCAACATCCTCGGCCTCTCAACCGCCTTCGAAGATTTTGACCTGAACACGGCGGACAATACTCGTCGGCTGCTGACCACAGGCGAAGTCGTTGGCATGACAAAACTCCATTTGGCACAGCAGGGACAAACGGCTTACACCGTGCCGATGCGGTTTCCGGTGGCGTTTGATGCGCCAGATGGCCAGACTCCAGGCGATGCGGTTGAGTCATCGTCTGTCCCTAAACTGGTATCTGCTGGCTACACCTTCCGCAGTAATCATCTACGCGGCACGCCATCGTGGATTCTATTGGATGAAAGCTCTAGGATATGGGCACAGTGGTTTGGACATCGGTCTGAATCAGCGGTGGAGTTAATGCTCCAGCAAGCGCTTGCAGCGAACTCTGTGCACACGTTCCATGAACAATCCGTTTGACACGATGAATGACCCGATCGCTCAACGGACGATCGCGGGTCTCTCTAAAATCTGCACGGCTCTGCGGAGTCAGGCCTGGGTGGGGGCCGAGTCCCAAGGACTCACACCGACCCAGGGCCAGATCTTGGCATTGCTACAGGCCACCCCAGACAAAGATATGCGCTTGTCAGCGATCGCGGCGGGCATTGCGACGACGCCCGCAACGGCGAGTGAAGCAGTGTCATCACTGGTCAAAAAGGGATTAGTCTCGCGGGAACGGGCCACGGACGATCGCCGGGCGATCGCGATTCGGCTGACGCCTGAGGGGCACCAACAAGCGGCCAAAGCCGCTGACTGGCCCGACTTCCTGCTAGATGCGGTGGAAACGCTGCCCTCAGAGGAGCAAACGATTTTTTTCAAAGGCTTGACGACCATCATTCACCAACTTCAGGAAGACCAAAAAATTCCGGTTTCGCGGATGTGCGTCACCTGCCATTACTTCAACCCCAATGTTTACGATGACCGCGATCGCCCCCATCACTGCAATTTGGTCGATGCGCCGTTTGGCGATGGCGATTTGCGATTAGACTGCCCCGAACATGTCACCAAAACCGTCGACAGCTAACGCATCCGTCATTTTGGGGGATAGCGATGGGGTGATACCAGTGCTGTACTTTGCCGCTAGACCTGGCCCTCACCCCAACCCCTCTTCCAAACTTGGGAGAGGGGCTTTGAAGAGACGGGTTTTGTAGTCCTGATTCAGAGAATTGCTCTGAAACTAAACCTTGTTGCTCCTGAGAGCTACCACGGGCTTCACATTGTCTTGCTGTGGAGACGACGATGTAAGTCATGTACCTGTTCGGCCAGACTGGGCACTGGCCCGTCAACTTCTATAGTGGGCACGATGTCACGGATGGGTAGCGTGCGGACGGGTGGGGCGGGAACGCCGAGTTCGCTCAGCCAGGAGGCCAATTGCTCGGAGGAACTCGCGTACACGATCCGTCCCAGTCCGACCCAGCCGTGGGCAGCGGCACACATCGGACAATGCTCACCCGAGGTATAGACGGTGGCGGCGGCTCTAGCTTCCGAGGTCATATTGGCTGCCGCCCACCGGGCAATCTCGAACTCTGGATGGCGAGTTTGGTCACCGGAGGCGACATGGTTGTGATCTTCAAACAGCACTTCGCCGTCCGCCGCGACCAGCACAGAGCCGAAAGGCTCATCCCCGAGCGCTAGCGCCTCAGCGGCCAATTCTATGCACCGACGTAGATGCTGGATATCTTGCTCGCTCACCATAACGGGTTCCTCGGGTTTCAGGTTCAGCACAGACGTATAGCTGCTGCCTAACGTTGCACGCCAGAAGCAGTCATCACTTTTGCCTTTAGCCAAATCATATTAACCGTCGGCTTGACGCCGTTGATGAATAACTTCAGCGTCATCCCTGCTCTGCTCTCTCCAGCTGGGGACTGATCTGACTTTTTTGAGGGACAGCGATCGCCCTCAAGCTTGCAGCAACACAGACAACAGACTGCGGTTTGGATGTGCAACGTATACAGTGGCTTTCCGTCCCGCTAATCCTGCTCGCTGGAGCGTTGCAAAATCTTTGTAGTTATCAATCCTGAACTTGTGGCGATCGACGCCAAAATATCGGCTCTGCATTCTCTCGCCCCGCTCCGTAAAGAGTTGGATTGGTCCGGCCACGGGCTTCACACTGCCTTCCCGCAGAGTCCGCTGCATCTGCAGTCGGTGGTAAATAATGAAGGCCCACACAACCGAGCCCCAAAAAGCTGTAGCGCCCAAGTAAATCAGCACGGTGTCCACCCCCAGATTGTCATTGCGAATCATATCCGCCGAGAATCCCAGAAAGCCCAGGCCAAAAATGAGGGTGAATATCTGCCAAGCAATCCGGCAATTTGCAGCGTGTTTTTGGGTGATGCGAGCCTTTTGCGCGTCCGAAATCAGCCCCATCCGGTTGGCCGCTAGATCAGCGGGCGAAAACTCAAAGACACGGGCCAGCACCGCTTGCAGGTGGTCAATATCATTGGGAGCCATGAAGAAATTCTACAGTCATGGACGGGGCGTTACGCATCGATCAGAACCGTGTAGGTTGCCAGTCCCAGCATGATGCTGGTGATCGGAGCCCACAGTCGCCGCTCTGGGGCAGACAGCGTTATCCAGTTCAACAGCGTGCTCAATGCCTGAATCCCCAGTGCTACCCAGCCTGTCCACTCGGGCCAATGGGGCGGTAGGCCTGCCGCTGAAGTAATGCCCGCCCCCATGAACGCCAGCAACACAATGGACACACCCGCGGCGACTCGCCCAGACATAGGCAGCGCCCCCTCATGCTGTCCCCCCTGAGTCAGTCGTCCCCAAGGCGCACCGGCCATCAGGCAGATCTGAAAACCGATCACCCCAGCGACAGCCAGCGTGTACAGGATGGCAGTGTTTTGGCTCATCATAGGCAGCCGACATGAGTCCAAGTCAAGATTGGTCGTATGGGCAATTCGTTAAGCCGCTGGTAACTGTATAGCATCTGACCCTGCTCAAATCCCCTGTGGGGCTTGGTTTGCATAGTCGAAGATAGAGCAGCATTGTCGGAGCGGACGGCTTACTGCGCCATGATTTCACGAGCGGCCCGCACGCCGGACAAATAGGCTCCGTGGGTTGTGCCAAAGTAGTCTCCATTGGTCGCTTCGCCCGCAAAGAATACCGATGCTTCCAGCGGTGCCGCCAGGTGATGGCGCATAGTCGGCGCTGACCCCACGGCGTTGAATGAATAGGAGCCCAGCGCAAACGGATCGGCGGCCCAACGGGTGATTTGATGGTCCGTCGGCTCGGGAATGGGGTCGCCGTAGATGGTTCGCAGGGTTTGCATGGCACTGTCAACAATTTGTTGATCTGACAACGCTTCGATCGCTCTTCCCTGATGGGCGGCATTAAATCCCAGCAAAATCGGCTGATTGGCGACTCGCTGAAAGCTCACCCAATCGACCCACTCCCCAGGATTAGCGGGAATATGGCCTAACCAATCCACATCAGCAGGCCAAA encodes the following:
- a CDS encoding nucleoside deaminase, whose product is MVSEQDIQHLRRCIELAAEALALGDEPFGSVLVAADGEVLFEDHNHVASGDQTRHPEFEIARWAAANMTSEARAAATVYTSGEHCPMCAAAHGWVGLGRIVYASSSEQLASWLSELGVPAPPVRTLPIRDIVPTIEVDGPVPSLAEQVHDLHRRLHSKTM
- a CDS encoding MarR family winged helix-turn-helix transcriptional regulator gives rise to the protein MNNPFDTMNDPIAQRTIAGLSKICTALRSQAWVGAESQGLTPTQGQILALLQATPDKDMRLSAIAAGIATTPATASEAVSSLVKKGLVSRERATDDRRAIAIRLTPEGHQQAAKAADWPDFLLDAVETLPSEEQTIFFKGLTTIIHQLQEDQKIPVSRMCVTCHYFNPNVYDDRDRPHHCNLVDAPFGDGDLRLDCPEHVTKTVDS